The genomic interval NNNNNNNNNNNNNNNNNNNNNNNNNNNNNNNNNNNNNNNNNNNNNNNNNNNNNNNNNNNNNNNNNNNNNNNNNNNNNNNNNNNNNNNNNNNNNNNNNNNNNNNNNNNNNNNNNNNNNNNNNNNNNNNNNNNNNNNNNNNNTTTGTGTCCACGTCATGATCTAGGTGAGGGATACATTATCATTTCTTCACTGTAAAGGGAATGCTAATAGGTTTGTTAAAGATTTTTTACATGTTAGAAAAGATTTTATACTGGTAGCTAgtatattgcaattaataatgtgTATTTATGCAAATCTAATCTTATTTATCTTTACATACAGGTGTTGGAAAATCATCACTGGTCCATCTTATCTGCCATGGGCAAGCATTAAGCAATTCATCATGGACAATTGGATGTAGCGTTGAAGTTCGTGTCCATGAGTACCGTGAAGGAACCCCAAGTCAGAGGCCTTACTTTGTTGAGCTGTGGGATGTAGGGGGCAGCAATTCACACAAGAATGCAAGACATGTGTTCTACAATCCTGTGCATGGTTAATATCCTCAttgttttttctgtgtataaTGGCAGTAgtatttatttatgatgatacAAGAATGCATTTTTGATTTATGTATAGATTCTGGTTCTAGATGTTTTTCATCATCCCCGGTTTCCAAAGCttaaataaagttaaagaaatTCATAATCTATAAGTACCCACAAAAGTATATAAAGGGATTATATCCTTTGCATTATTTCTCTGCCATCCGGGAATGTGTATTTAAACCATTGAATGCATCATAAAATTTGCTGTGAAATGCAGTTTTTTCATGTAAAGCAAATGGAATATTGGTGTTTAATGATCTTTGACTCATTTTATCAGTGGTGGATATAAATTTCCTCTTTCCAAGTACaagaatcaagaaaagaaaaagtttatattCAATATCCAAAGGGATATTTTAGTGTCATAGCACAATTTTTTGACAACCAGAATTACATTCCATGAACAGGATTAGTAGTTTGCTGTCCTAAGTAATAGAAGATTAATAGTCTGCTTACTGTAAGTGTAGTGTTGAATATTACCAGATATTGTTCTCAACATATAACAGAATAACTAGGAACCAGCATGTGAATTATATAACCTCAACACATATTTCCTAGACACATGACTCAATACCTGGGAACATCCAATGGAAACTTGTCCAACCTAACCCTCAAGCTAAGCCAATCATTCCATTCTGCAGGCATCATCCTGGTCCATGACTTGACCAACCGCAAGTCACAGCTGAACCTCCGTCGCTGGCTTTCGGAGGTCCTCATCAAGGAGGGTGGCGGAACCAAGGCACGAACTCCGCTGGTTGAGGAGTTTGATGCAGAACAGTTCGGGGGGTTTGCTCAGGTATATGGTGTGAAAAAGGTAGCTATTCTATGCtcatttttttcccggttttctctctcttatctcgccCTCCTGGGAGCCTggggtatatgtatgtctacGAGGGGTAAGCTTGAATTTTGTAggtggctgttgttgttttgcttttcatTAGTGTGTTTTACTCTTGTTAagtgtttagatttttttatttattgtatactaATGTAAGCTTATTGctattatgtatatttgataaTGTTTTTTAGATTGATTTCCTTAGTATAACTgtgttgaaataaaaaataatgaagctaNNNNNNNNNNNNNNNNNNNNNNNNNNNNNNNNNNNNNNNNNNNNNNNNNNNNNNNNNNNNNNNNNNNNNNNNNNNNNNNNNNNNNNNNNNNNNNNNNNNNNNNNNNNNNNNNNNNNNNNNNNNNNNNNNNNNNNNNNNNNNNNNNNNNNNNNNNNNNNNNNNNNNNNNNNNNNNNNNNNNNNNNNNNNNNNNNNNNNNNNNNNNNNNNNNNNNNNNNNNNNNNNNNNNNNNNNNNNNNNNNNNNNNNNNNNNNNNNNNNNNNNNNNNNNNNNNNNNNNNNNNNNNNNNNNNNNNNNNNNNNNNNNNNNNNNNNNNNNNNNNNNNNNNNNNNNNNNNNNNNNNNNNNNNNNNNNNNNNNNNNNNNNNNNNNNNNNNNNNNNNNNNNNNNNNNNNNNNNNNNNNNNNNNNNNNNNNNNNNNNNNNNNNNNNNNNNNNNNNNNNNNNNNNNNNNNNNNNNNNNNNNNNNNNNNNNNNNNNNNNNNNNNNNNNNNNNNNNNNNNNNNNNNNNNNNNNNNNNNNNNNNNNNNNNNNNNNNNNNNNNNNNNNNNNNNNNNNNNNNNNNNNNNNNNNNNNNNNNNNNNNNNNNNNNNNNNNNNNNNNNNNNNNNNNNNNNNNNNNNNNNNNNNNNNNNNNNNNNNNNNNNNNNNNNNNNNNNNNNNNNNNNNNNNNNNNNNNNNNNNNNNNNNNNNNNNNNNNNNNNNNNNNNNNNNNNNNNNNNNNNNNNNNNNNNNNNNNNNNNNNNNNNNNNNNNNNNNNNNNNNNNNNNNNNNNNNNNNNNNNNNNNNNNNNNNNNNNNNNNNNNNNNNNNNNNNNNNNNNNNNNNNNNNNNNNNNNNNNNNNNNNNNNNNNNNNNNNNNNNNNNNNNNNNNNNNNNNNNNNNNNNNNNNNNNNNNNNNNNNNNNNNNNNNNNNNNNNNNNNNNNNNNNNNNNNNNNNNNNNNNNNNNNNNNNNNNNNNNNNNNNNNNNNNNNNNNNNNNNNNNNNNNNNNNNNNNNNNNNNNNNNNNNNNNNNNNNNNNNNNNNNNNNNNNNNNNNNNNNNNNNNNNNNNNNNNNNNNNNNNNNNNNNNNNNNNNNNNNNNNNNNNNNNNNNNNNNNNNNNNNNNNNNNNNNNNNNNNNNNNNNNNNNNNNNNNNNNNNNNNNNNNNNNNNNNNNNNNNNNNNNNNNNNNNNNNNNNNNNNNNNNNNNNNNNNNNNNNNNNNNNNNNNNNNNNNNNNNNNNNNNNNNNNNNNNNNNNNNNNNNNNNNNNNNNNNNNNNNNNNNNNNNNNNNNNNNNNNNNNNNNNNNNNNNNNNNNNNNNNNNNNNNNNNNNNNNNNNNNNNNNNNNNNNNNNNNNNNNNNNNNNNNNNNNNNNNNNNNNNNNNNNNNNNNNNNNNNNNNNNNNNNNATTTTCCTGGCAGCCTGGCAANNNNNNNNNNNNNNNNNNNNNNNNNNNNNNNNNNNNNNNNNNNNNNNNNNNNNNNNNNNNNNNNNNNNNNNNNNNNNNNNNNNNNNNNNNNNNNNNNNNNNNNNNNNNNNNNNNNNNNNNNNNNNNNNNNNNNNNNNNNNNNNNNNNNNNNNNNNNNNNNNNNNNNNNNNNNNNNNTCACAGTCTNNNNNNNNNNNNNNNNNNNNNNNNNNNNNNNNNNNNNNNNNNNNNNNNNNNNNNNNNNNNNNNNNNNNNNNNNNNNNNNNNNNNNNNNNNNNNNNNNNNNNNNNNNNNNNNNNNNNNNNNNNNNNNNNNNNNNNNNNNNNNNNNNNNNNNNNNNNNNNNNNNNNNNNNNNNNNNNNNNNNNNNNNNNNNNNNNNNNNNNNNNNNNNNNNNNNNNNNNNNNNNNNNNNNNNNNNNNNNNNNNNNNNNNNNNNNNNNNNNNNNNNNNNNNNNNNNNNNNNNNNNNNNNNNNNNNNNNNNNNNNNNNNNNNNNNNNNNNNNNNNNNNNNNNNNNNNNNNNNNNNNNNNNNNNNNNNNNNNNNNNNNNNNNNNNNNNNNNNNNNNNNNNNNNNNNNNNNNNNNNNNNNNNNNNNNNNNNNNNNNNNNNNNNNNNNNNNNNNNNNNNNNNNNNNNNNNNNNNNNNNNNNNNNNNNNNNNNNNNNNNNNNNNNNNNNNNNNNNNNNNNNNNNNNNNNNNNNNNNNTCTTTTTGTATAAATCAATTTGCTGTCTGTATTACAGATTACTTAAAGTTAATTCATAATTACTAAATATGAATGAAGCTAGTAGTggtattttcattgatattttgttattgttaccctTTACATTTTTCTAGCAATGATTTTAATTGTtgcagaaatattttttttaatgactgaTAGGAAAATATCATCTTTGCTTCCATCCATTGTGTAGTAAATGTACTTATAAGCATGTTGATCAGTGACAGCTCATGGTAATATAGAATAAAGGGGCTGTGTCACTGCAAACTTTACACAATagtatagtaatggtaataattaaactTCACAGAAATCATTAAGAGAAAATTATTAGAGAAAAGTATGTTCAAACAGAAAGCAATTTACAAGCAGTGGGTTTATGTTCTGTAGGCCCATAACTTGAACAAACAGAATGTAGGAATAACTGTAATCTGGTCTAAGCTACATTGAATGCAGCTCCTTGTTGCCAGAGATAGCCCCAGTAAATCTGAGGATTGTGCAGCATGAAacttctatttttgtctctgttAAGTAGATACACTGAAAATAATATACAGACTTTTTATTAGGACATATTTGTTCGTTAATTAATATTTTAGTGTGAGGTTGGTGGAGTCATATGCCTGACAGTGACTGTCTGGAGGGACTACATCCCAGCAACTTCTATTCTCTAAAGATGTTGATTATGTTCAGTAGTAAGAATTATTTTCTATAGTATTGATATTACGTTTTGTTAGTAGAATGATACTGCATCAGTTATAGTATAGGCTACCAATATTGGTGAAGAGGAGCCACAANNNNNNNNNNNNNNNNNNNNNNNNNNNNNNNNNNNNNNNNNNNNNNNNNNNNNNNNNNNNNNNNNNNNNNNNNNNNNNNNNNNNNNNNNNNNNNNNNNNNNNNNNNNNNNNNNNNNNNNNNNNNNNNNNNNNNNNNNNNNNNNNNNNNNNNNNNNNNNNNNNNNNNNNNNNNNNNNNNNNNNNNNNNNNNNNNNNNNNNNNNNNNNNNNNNNNNNNNNNNNNNNNNNNNNNNNNNNNNNNNNNNNNNNNNNNNNNNNNNNNNNNNNNNNNNNNNNNNNNNNNNNNNNNNNNNNNNNNNNNNNNNNNNNNNNNNNNNNNNNNNNNNNNNNNNNNNNNNNNNNNNNNNNNNNNNNNNAAGTGCATTGGTAGTTTGTAGTAGAAGATTTGTCAGTGTAATATTGTCTATTTTTTAGTATGGAACTCttgcatcatttttttcttgactctttataatttttaaatctgtAAATTTAATTATCAGATTAAAATGTTTAACATTTACAAAGAAATATGGATATGTTTAATCAAAAGACTGAATTCTcctttagcatttttattatctgTACGCTTATATAAATGCAGAAAGATTTTGTATGATCTGTTGTAGTAATTTATTAGTCAGGGCATCCATATTTAAGCCATCNNNNNNNNNNNNNNNNNNNNNNNNNNNNNNNNNNNNNNNNNNNNNNNNNNNNNNNNNNNNNNNNNNNNNNNNNNNNNNNNNNNNNNNNNNNNNNNNNNNNNNNNNNNNNNNNNNNNNNNNNNNNNNNNNNNNNNNNNNNNNNNNNNNNNNNNNNNNNNNNNNNNNNNNNNNNNNNNNNNNNNNNNNNNNNNNNNNNNNNNNNNNNNNNNNNNNNNNNNNNNNNNNNNNNNNNNNNNNNNNNNNNNNNNNNNNNNNNNNNNNNNNNNNNNNNNNNNNATTTTGTTATGTGTGTCATNNNNNNNNNNNNNNNNNNNNNNNNNNNNNNNNNNNNNNNNNNNNNNNNNNNNNNNNNNNNNNNNNNNNNNNNNNNNNNNNNNNNNNNNNNNNNNNNNNNNNNNNNNNNNNNNNNNNNNNNNNNNNNNNNNNNNNNNNNNNNNNNNNNNNNNNNNNNNNNNNNNNNNNNNNNNNNNNNNNNNNNNNNNNNNNNNNNNNNNNNNNNNNNNNNNNNNNNNNNNNNNNNNNNNNNNNNNNNNNNNNNNNNNNNNNNNNNNNNNNNNNNNNNNNNNNNNNNNNNNNNNNNNNNNNNNNNNNNNNNNNNNNNNNNNNNNNNNNNNNNNNNNNNNNNNNNNNNNNNNNNNNNNNNNNNNNNNNNNNNNNNNNNNNNNNNNNNNNNNNNNNNNAATAGATGAATCGGAATGTATTTGGGATTTGATTAGAATAGTGAATACTCACTTTTCACTCTTGATGTCTCGTTTTGTCTTCTAATATGTTTTGAGTTGGGTAACCTGATTTGAGGGAAAAGTTTGTTAAAATAAGGGGTAAAAGATCCCAAGAGGAATTTTAGAAATGGTTGCACATTGgctttatatataattgaattgATTTAATTTGTTCATATCACttctacatttttattttgtttcaaaatattaaattttagaaataatttttgtgtgcatggtagttgttttttctattttttctaggaAGAAAACATATACCATGCCTCATAATGCTTTTAGCACACTTATCATTCTCTGTAGACAAATACTTTATGGTCTTTTATAGGACTTATCCACTTTCAGAAACCTTTGGGTAATTTTTAGTAGATTATGAGGGAATAATTTTATCCAAGAAAGATTTTGAGTCTGATTATAAAGTACATGTATAATTTTCTTTAGTACTCTTTGttctgtgagattttttttttttttttataaatatatttattctttgataCTAAGATCCTAAGCCAAATTCTTTACTGATGAAAGGGATTTTTGACTGTTGTGCTAACTTGCATCATAGTAACACCTTGCCAAACATATGAACTAAAAgtcattatttttcccttaatttctttCTAGCTTGTAACCTCCTATACAAGGATTTATAATTTGTTTAGCATGGGTATTTAGATCATGATTTTTTTCAGATGCCTGTCTTTGTTGTGGGGACAAAGCAAGACCAGATTGCCGAGGTGAGAACTTCGGTCAGAGTTCGCAGCTCTTCTATCGCTGATGAGTGTGCAGCTGATGAAATAAGTGTGGTATGTAaggttatcattatataaaatgtgtatctGAATAGGTTTTGGGAGAAAAGACTTgaaagagaataaatattttcattgtgtAATGTAATTGATTTAATGTTTTGATAGTTATATCTTATATTGGAGTTTCTGTATTAATACTAAAGATGCAACTATTGAAATGTGACTTGCAAATCTTGCATTGTAATTTTAATCAATCTCAGTTAtacctttttttcaaactttGTCATGATGATCTCTGGTTATAGTTTTCCCTCTCTTAGCTTAATTATTTTTACCAGTAATTAATCAGGATCACAGNNNNNNNNNNNNNNNNNNNNNNNNNNNNNNNNNNNNNNNNNNTAAAATAAAAACACTGGTAAATCAGACTTAGATGACTATAGATGGGATGAGCCAGTAGATATAACTAAAAGATTTGAATAGAAGACTTGGTTTGCAGAAATTTTAGTGTtttagaaaagagaggagggaggagaaacacTGAATGCAAGAAAGATCAGAGATGGAAAAAACAGCAATAGTAAAACCATCCAGGATAGAATGAGCAATTTCTTAAGGCTAGATGtgtaattaatgttttattaatataatcttcAGAATTACCATATCAGTATTATAAATTTACTAGTATTACAATAAAGATGTCCAACTATAACTTTGAAAAGGTGCTGGAATACCTTGTAAAATAATTCTCTTTCAACACCTTTCTCAACAGCTCTAACAAAGGCCtcatttattgttcattttcatCAGCCATGACATTATTCCAGAATTGCCATGACCAGCGTTCTCTAGCCCCAGGCTCAAGCAATGCTGTCAAGCTCTCACGTTTCTTCGACAAGGTAATTGAAAGGCAACAGACAACCACCTCAAGGGCAGAGCCAGCTGGAATCTCCTTCCTGGAGAGGGAAAATTCCATGTACAGGAGAAACAAATCTGTGTCCTCTTTTATTACCAGTAACTGAGAGGGTTTCTTCTACAGGGGTAAATGAACTTACATGTgctcatattttattaaaaaggtttatttttatgtatggtgTTGTTATTAACCATGCTTGATATTTTCTGTGATTGATAATAACTTGTGAACTTTTGCATATACAAGGTCTGCTTCCCAAACAAGCGGAAAATGAGTCACAGAGAACAGGGGAcaaaaatgttttgtatatttacgTTTGATTAGCCACCGTCAAAGCTATACTTTTCAAAAGCACTtgcttaatgaataaaaaatgaacaaacatAATCTTGATAGTATCACTGAGATATTTGAAAACATTTTTACATGAAGATTTCTAGTTAATTAATGTCATTGAATATTTTTTGTTAACAGAAGTATTTGAGTTTATCAAGTAGATAATCCAACTAAATTTGGATTAGTGTTAACCCTTAACTCTCTGTGCTTGGATTGCATGACATAAATGGTAACTNNNNNNNNNNNNNNNNNNNNNNNNNNNNNNNNNNNNNNNNNNNNNNNNNNNNNNNNNNNNNNNNNNNNNNNNNNNNNNNNNNNNNNNNNNNNNNNNNNNNNNNNNNNNNNNNNNNNNNNNNNNNNNNNNNNNNNNNNNNNNNNNNNNNNNNNNNNNNNNNNNNNNNNNNNNNNNNNNNNNNNNNNNNNNNNNNNNNNNNNNNNNNNNNNNNNNNNNNNNNNNNNNNNNNNNNNNNNNNNNNNNNNNNNNNNNNNNNNNNNNNNNNNNNNNNNNNNNNNNNNNNNNNNNNNNNNNNNNNNNNNNNNNNNNNNNNNNNNNNNNNNNNNNNNNNNNNNNNNNNNNNNNNNGTAGAAagtacacatacctacatagaaAGGGTTAAACTGTGACTTGCCTCAGCAGACTCCTGATGTACACTTCAGTATGGCTCATTTGAAATGCATGATTGTTAAGCGTGTGCTTCCAAggtacccctctccccccctaccttaCCCTTCACATATTGTTACCCCCTGGTTGTATTAAGATTAGTATCAAAAgatcattaattatatcattagtattgtttataAAAGTCACAaatatctttataaatttattatcattctattttattatgatgCCATATTCATTGAATTATTTAATATACGTAANNNNNNNNNNNNNNNNNNNNNNNNNNNNNNNNNNNNNNNNNNNNNNNNNNNNNNNNNNNNNNNNNNNNNNNNNNNNNNNNNNNNNNNNNNNNNNNNNNNNNNNNNNNNNNNNNNNNNNNNNNNNNNNNNNATNNNNNNNNNNNNNNNNNNNNNNNNNNNNNNNNNNNNNNNNNNNNNNNNNNNNNNNNNNNNNNNNNNNNNNNNNNNNNNNNNNNNNNNNNNNNNNNNNNNNNNNNNNNNNNNNNNNNNNNNNNNNNNNNNNNNNNNNNNNNNNNNNNNNNNNNNNNNNNNNNNNNNNNNNNNNNNNNNNNNNNNNNNNNNNNNNNNNNNNNNNNNNNNNNNNNNNNNNNNNNNNNNNNNNNNNtttaaatatatacatatatacacatgaaagNNNNNNNNNNNNNNNNNNNNNNNNNNNNNNNNNNNNNNNNNNNNNNNNNNNNNNNNNNNNNNNNNNNNNNNNNNNNNNNNNNNNNNNNNNNNNNNNNNNNNNNNNNNNNNNNNNNNNNNNNNNNNNNNNNNNNNNNNNNNNNNNNNNNNNNNNNNNNNNNNNNNNNNNNNNNNNNNNNNNNNNNNNNNNNNNNNNNNNNNNNNNNNNNNNNNNNNNNNNNNNNNNNNNNNNNNNNNNNNNNNNNNNNNNNNNNNNNNNNNNNNNNNNNNNNNNNNNNNNNNNNNNNNNNNNNNNNNNNNNNNNNNNNNNNNNNNNNNNNNNNNNNNNNNNNNNNNNNNNNNNNNNNNNNNNNNNNNNNNNNNNNNNNNNNNNNNNNNNNNNNNNNNACTAGTCAAAGTGGGATTTCTTTGTGCCATGATGAGCCATATGCAGGATTTGCATGCATTTGACAACTGAAATTGTAGACACACAGGAAATATGTTTACTTTGATCTCTCAGCTTTTGACTGCagcatacataaaattttaggaaatgatacaaaaaaaagagattttaagCCTGCTTTTGAGTGGCAGTTTATTAATGGCAAGCAAGTGAAAAACCTTTAAGGCATGTCTTCAGGCTGGCTGACCAGGCTGCCATTGGGGCCCAGTTTCCCTTGTTCTGATTAATAATTAGTGAATTATTTaactatatgattttttatttgtttctgtttgtttgtttgttattatgattgtcatcattttGTATTGTTAATCCAGTGATGTCAGGAGGGGAAATGTGCTTGAGATGTATGCTGCATGCNNNNNNNNNNNNNNNNNNNNNNNNNNNNNNNNNNNNNNNNNNNNNNNNNNNNNNNNNNNNNNNNNNNNNNNNNNNNNNNNNNNNNNNNNNNNNNNNNNNNNNNNNNNNNNNNNNNNNNNNNNNNNNNNNNNNNNNNNNNNNNNNNNNNNNNNNNNNNNNNNNNNNNNNNNNNNNNNNNNNNNNNNNNNNNNNNNNNNNNNNNNNNNNNNNNNNNNNNNNNNNNNNNNNNNNNNNNNNNNNNNNNNNNNNNNNNNNNNNNNNNNNNNNNNNNNNNNNNNNNNNNNNNNNNNNNNNNGTATTTTTGTTGGTATTGCTTTNNNNNNNNNNNNNNNNNNNNNNNNNNNNNNNNNNNNNNNNNNNNNNNNNNNNNNNNNNNNNNNNNNNNNNNNNNNNNNNNNNNNNNNNattatatattcagtattgtTTATAAATGTCACAAATAACCTGATCATNNNNNNNNNNNNNNNNNNNNNNNNNNNNNNNNNNNNNNNNNNNNNNNNNNNNNNNATGTATCTTGATAGCCATGTGCATTAGGCCTTTGTTTACATTTGTTGAGATTTGCCGAATCCTAAGAGGAATGGCTTGCAATGGGAAGAGACCAAAGGCATATATTTTCAAGTTACCNNNNNNNNNNNNNNNNNNNNNNNNNNNNNNNNNNNNNNNNNNNNNNNNNNNNNNNNNNNNNNNNNNNNNNNNNNNNNNNNNNNNNNNNNNNNNNNNNNNNNNNNNNNNNNNNNNNNNNNNNNNNNNNNNNNNNNNNNNNNNNNNNNNNNNNNNNNNNNNNNNNNNNNNNNNNNNNNNNNNNNNNNNNNNNNNNNNNNNNNNNNNNNNNNNNNNNNNNNNNNNNNNNNNNNNNNNNNNNNNNNNNNNNNNNNNNNNNNNNNNNNNNNNNNNNNNNNNNNNNNNNNNNNNNNNNNNNNNNNNNNNNNNNNNNNNNNNNNNNNNNNNNNNNNNNNNNNNNNNNNNNNNNNNNNNNNNNNNNNNNNNNNNNNNNNNNNNNNNNNNNNNNNNNNNNNNNNNNNNNNNNNNNNNNNNNNNNNNNNNNNNNNNNNNNNNNNNNNNNNNNNNNNNNNNNNNNNNNNNNNNNNNNNNNNNNNNNNNNNNNNNNNNNNNNNNNNNNNNNNNNNNNNNNNNNNNNNNNNNNNNNNNNNNNNNNNNNNNNNNNNNNNNNNNNNNNNNNNNCATACTGATTATATTTAGGAGCCAATTTAAGTTCTGTTCCTTACTTCCTCACTTGNNNNNNNNNNNNNNNNNNNNNNNNNNNNNNNNNNNNNNNNNNNNNNNNNNNNNNNNNNNNNNNNNNNNNNNNNNNNNNNNNNNNNNNNNNNNNNNNNNNNNNNNNNNNNNNNNNNNNNNNNNNNNNNNNNNNNNNNNNNNNNNNNNNNNNNNNNNNNNNNNNNNNNNNNNNNNNNNNNNNNNNNNNNNNNNNNNNNNNNNNNNNNNNNNNNNNNNNNNNNNNNNNNNNNNNNNNNNNNNNNNNNNNNNNNNNNNNNNNNNNNNNNNNNNNNNNNNNNNNNNNNNNNNNNNNNNNNNNNNNNNNNNNNNNNNNNNNNNNNNNNNNNNNNNNNNNNNNNNNNNNNNNNNNNNNNNNNNNNNNNNNNNNNNNNNNNNNNNNNNNNNNNNNNNNNNNNNNNNNNNNNNNNNNNNNNNNNNNNNNNNNNNNNNNNNNNNNNNNNNNNNNNNNNNNNNNNNNNNNNNNNNNNNNNNNNNNNNNNNNNNNNNNNNNNNNNNNNNNNNNNNNNNNNNNNNNNNNNNNNNNNNNNNNNNNNNNNNNNNNNNNNNNNNNNNNNNNNNNNNNNNNNNNNNNNNNNNNNNNNNNNNNNNNNNNNNNNNNNNNNNNNNNNNNNNNNNNNNNNNNNNNNNNNNNNNNNNNNNNNNNNNNNNNNNNNNNNNNNNNNNNNNNNNNNNNNNNNNNNNNNNNNNNNNNNNNNNNNNNNNNNNNNNNNNNNNNNNNNNNNNNNNNNNNNNNNNNNNNNNNNNNNNNNNNNNNNNNNNNNNNNNNNNNNNNNNNNNNNNNNNNNNNNNNNNNNNNNNNNNNNNNNNNNNNNNNNNNNNNNNNNNNNNNNNNNNNNNNNNNNNNNNNNNNNNNNNNNNNNNNNNNNNNNNNNNNNNNNNNNNNNNNNNNNNNNNNNNNNNNNNNNNNNNNNNNNNNNNNNNNNNNNNNNNNNNNNNNNNNNNNNGGGGTAAATATATTGGCCACTGTAGTTTCNNNNNNNNNNNNNNN from Penaeus monodon isolate SGIC_2016 chromosome 21, NSTDA_Pmon_1, whole genome shotgun sequence carries:
- the LOC119586435 gene encoding rab-like protein 3 isoform X1 is translated as MANHANAINKVKILVVGDSGVGKSSLVHLICHGQALSNSSWTIGCSVEVRVHEYREGTPSQRPYFVELWDVGGSNSHKNARHVFYNPVHGIILVHDLTNRKSQLNLRRWLSEVLIKEGGGTKARTPLVEEFDAEQFGGFAQVYGVKKMPVFVVGTKQDQIAEVRTSVRVRSSSIADECAADEISVNCHDQRSLAPGSSNAVKLSRFFDKVIERQQTTTSRAEPAGISFLERENSMYRRNKSVSSFITSN
- the LOC119586435 gene encoding rab-like protein 3 isoform X2, whose product is MANHANAINKVKILVVGDSGVGKSSLVHLICHGQALSNSSWTIGCSVEVRVHEYREGTPSQRPYFVELWDVGGSNSHKNARHVFYNPVHGIILVHDLTNRKSQLNLRRWLSEVLIKEGGGTKARTPLVEEFDAEQFGGFAQMPVFVVGTKQDQIAEVRTSVRVRSSSIADECAADEISVNCHDQRSLAPGSSNAVKLSRFFDKVIERQQTTTSRAEPAGISFLERENSMYRRNKSVSSFITSN